Genomic DNA from Burkholderia plantarii:
CGCGTCGATCTCGTCGATCAGCATCTGCTTCTCGCGCGCGTCCAGCCACTTCGCCTGGCGGATGCCGTTGTCGAGGTAGACCAGCGTGGCCACGCCCACCAGCACGGCCGGCACCGCCTCGATCATGAACATCCACTGCCAGCCGTGGAAGCCCGCGCCGCCGTGGAACTGCTGCATGATCCAGCCCGACAGCGGATTGCCGAAGATCCCCGAGACCGGGATCGCCGACATGAACACCGCGATGATCTTCGCGCGCCGGTGGGAGGGGAACCAGTAGGTCAGGTAGAGGATCACGCCGGGGTAGAAGCCCGCCTCGGCGAGGCCGAGCAGGAAGCGCAGGACGTAGAACTGCATCGGTGTCCTGACGAATACGAACGCGGCCGACAGCAGGCCCCAGGTGATCATGATCCGCGCGATCCAGATCTTCGCGCCGATCTTGTGCATCAGCAGGTTGCTCGGCAGCTCGAACAGGAAATAGCCGACGAAGAAGATGCCCGCGCCGAGCCCGAACACCGTTTCGCTGAACGCCAGATCCTGCGACATCTGCAGCTTCGCGAAGCCGACGTTGACGCGGTCCAGGTAGGCCACCACGTAACAGAGCATCAGGAACGGCACGATGCGCCAGAACACCTTGCGGTAGGTGGCATCGAGCGCGGCCGGATCGGCCTGGATCGTGTCGGGAGAAGCGGCGGCTTGGTACGGGGTCATCGTAGTCTCCAGCAGGTTGCGCGCGCCGTATGG
This window encodes:
- a CDS encoding MFS transporter; translated protein: MTPYQAAASPDTIQADPAALDATYRKVFWRIVPFLMLCYVVAYLDRVNVGFAKLQMSQDLAFSETVFGLGAGIFFVGYFLFELPSNLLMHKIGAKIWIARIMITWGLLSAAFVFVRTPMQFYVLRFLLGLAEAGFYPGVILYLTYWFPSHRRAKIIAVFMSAIPVSGIFGNPLSGWIMQQFHGGAGFHGWQWMFMIEAVPAVLVGVATLVYLDNGIRQAKWLDAREKQMLIDEIDAQPHLNSHEKHSLRAVFADPRMWWMSLIYFTFVTGQYGLTFWMPTLVKSTGIQDTFVIGLLSAIPFAVAIVVMNLFGHSSDRRRERRWHLIIPSTMGTVGFAVAALFPHNTAVSIVFLSIAAGGVLTCAPLFWSLPTAFLAGSAAAAGIAIINSVGNLAGFASPYVIGYLRDATHSTASGMYLLAGMLVIGSIAVWLTPARLVNR